The Erigeron canadensis isolate Cc75 chromosome 4, C_canadensis_v1, whole genome shotgun sequence genome window below encodes:
- the LOC122597342 gene encoding F-box/FBD/LRR-repeat protein At1g13570-like: MEVVNCCKASRVSTEVGEDFISRMPEDVIANIMNCLPLRDAVGTSILSTSWRSKWTLLTQLIFDLEFFIAKRKSHFDKTNISRLLHQLKGAITKFVLHITDYMELDTEDIHHLVMVLSRIRGFKELTLINWRQTSIMLPTHLFSYLELKHLHLNSCDLSPSPYFRGFPKLLSLTLQNVRFQDHRCGEFIPQSPMLETLILDIVNRELRGEVKLVEIAKLENLNKLGLSLCLLDNMTMVRLSTALQHLSLLPKLQELYLNFGKFEFLAEDVAQNPVSTTFPFLKTLELLTMDFSSVSMLACVFGMLFGCTNLQTLHINARYKNDVSPPAIFSPEVDCSTMGQLQLRNVYLSNIKGLENEVCLMKCMLACSPMLKTIVIKSSIMSKDGNEKYKLASKLLKLHRASPMAEIIFS; this comes from the exons ATGGAAGTGGTTAATTGCTGCAAAGCATCCAGAGTTTCAACAGAAGTTGGAGAAGATTTTATTAGCAGGATGCCAGAGGATGTGATCGCTAATATTATGAATTGTTTGCCGTTAAGAGACGCGGTGGGGACTAGTATTTTGTCAACAAGCTGGAGGTCTAAGTGGACTCTTCTCACCCAACTCATCTTTGATCTAGAGTTCTTTATAGCTAAAAGAAAAAGTCACTTTGATAAAACTAATATAAGTAGACTTCTTCATCAGCTTAAAGGTGCCATTACAAAGTTTGTCCTCCATATAACTGATTATATGGAATTGGATACTGAGGATATTCATCATTTGGTTATGGTTCTTTCTAGAATACGAGGATTTAAAGAACTCACTTTGATTAATTGGCGTCAAACATCCATTATGTTGCCTACCCATCTTTTCTCTTATCTTGAGTTGAAACATTTGCACCTTAATAGCTGTGATTTGTCTCCTTCGCCTTATTTTCGTGGTTTTCCAAAGCTATTAAGCTTAACATTGCAAAATGTAAGATTTCAAGACCATAGATGTGGGGAATTTATCCCTCAAAGTCCTATGCTCGAGACTCTGATTTTGGACATCGTGAATCGTGAACTTAGAGGGGAAGTGAAGTTGGTTGAGATTGCAAAACTCGAAAATCTCAACAAGTTGGGCTTGTCATTGTGTTTGCTTGACAATATGACCATGGTCAGACTTTCCACTGCCTTACAGCACCTCTCCCTTCTTCCAAAACTTCAGGAGctttatttaaattttggaAAGTTTGAG TTCTTGGCGGAAGATGTTGCTCAAAATCCAGTCTCCACCACCTTTCCCTTCCTCAAGACTCTTGAATTATTGACAATGGATTTTAGTAGTGTTTCCATGTTAGCCTGTGTTTTTGGGATGCTTTTTGGCTGCACAAATTTGCAGACCCTTCATATCAAT GCTAGATACAAGAATGACGTCTCCCCGCCCGCCATATTTTCTCCAGAGGTAGACTGCAGCACAATGGGGCAACTACAACTTCGGAATGTGTATTTATCTAATATAAAAGGTTTGGAAAATGAAGTATGTTTGATGAAGTGTATGCTGGCTTGTTCCCCCATGCTAAAGACAATTGTTATCAAGTCATCTATAATGAGCAAAGATGGCAATGAAAAATATAAGCTTGCTAGCAAGTTGTTGAAGCTCCACCGAGCCTCCCCAATGGCGGAGATTATATTTAGTTAG
- the LOC122597343 gene encoding F-box/FBD/LRR-repeat protein At1g13570-like produces the protein MEVVHRRKASRVSPQVEGEDVMNKIPENVVTNIMDRLPLRDAVRTSILSTNWRFKWTLLTQLIFDANFFHYLFRRKFHFDKTNIIISRLLFHLEGGVTKFSLSIPKDIKVDDEDIHHWVMFLSRLGGFKDLVILNWSETPVKLPTHLFSCLELNRLKLHHCVLFPSYFCGFPKLLSLELLNVRFQGHRCGELIAQCPLLETLKIANTKLRGGMKLVEIAKLENVTFLGLALYLLDDINTFLPENVAQNPVRITFPFLKTLSLFDMDFSSNSMLSCAFGLLFGCRNLQTLHISAIYKNAVPLPLLFSQEVDCSTMGQLQLRNVKLDYIKDLENEVYLMKCMLACSPMLKSLAIRCNSSIESHYKKYELKFELASKLLQLHRASHVAKISVFDYMYS, from the exons atggaaGTGGTTCATCGCCGCAAAGCATCCAGAGTTTCACCACAAGTTGAAGGAGAAGATGTTATGAACAAGATACCAGAGAATGTGGTCACTAATATTATGGATCGTTTGCCGCTAAGAGACGCGGTGAGGACTAGTATTTTGTCAACAAATTGGAGATTTAAGTGGACTCTTCTCACCCAACTCATCTTTGATGCAAACTTCTTTCATTATTTGTTTAGGCGGAAATTTCACTTtgataaaactaatataattataagtaGACTTCTCTTTCATCTTGAAGGTGGAGTTACAAAATTTTCCCTCAGTATACCCAAAGACATCAAAGTAGATGATGAGGATATTCATCATTGGGTTATGTTCCTATCTAGACTAGGAGGATTTAAGGATCTCGTCATACTAAATTGGAGTGAAACACCGGTAAAGTTGCCTACCCATCTTTTCTCTTGTCTAGAGTTGAATCGTTTGAAACTTCATCATTGTGTTTTGTTTCCTTCTTATTTTTGTGGTTTTCCAAAGCTATTGAGCTTAGAATTGCTTAATGTAAGATTTCAAGGCCATAGATGTGGGGAATTAATCGCTCAATGCCCCTTACTAGAAACTCTGAAAATTGCAAATACCAAACTTAGAGGGGGAATGAAATTGGTTGAGATTGCAAAACTCGAAAATGTCACGTTCTTAGGTTTGGCATTGTATTTGCTTGACGATATCAACACG TTCTTGCCAGAAAATGTTGCTCAAAATCCAGTCCGCATCACCTTCCCATTCCTCAAGACTCTGTCATTATTCGATATGGATTTTAGTAGTAATTCCATGTTATCATGTGCTTTTGGGTTGCTTTTTGGCTGCAGAAATTTGCAGACCCTTCATATCTCG GCTATATACAAGAATGCTGTCCCACTACCTCTCCTATTTTCCCAAGAGGTAGACTGTAGCACAATGGGGCAGTTGCAGCTTCGGAATGTGAAGTTAGACTATATAAAAGATTTGGAAAACGAAGTATATTTGATGAAGTGTATGCTGGCTTGTTCCCCCATGCTAAAGAGTCTTGCTATTCGATGCAACTCGTCCATAGAGAGCCATTACAAAAAGTATGAGCTGAAGTTTGAGCTTGCTAGCAAATTGTTGCAGCTCCATCGAGCCTCCCATGTAGCGAAGATATCAGTTTTTGATTATATGTATTCTTGA
- the LOC122597341 gene encoding uncharacterized protein LOC122597341, with translation MEVVHHRTPSEVSAQVEGEDIISTMPEDVVTNIMNRLPLRDAVGTSAVTKFALFISNEIELDEEAIHHWVMSLSRIGGLKELTLINWCQTSVKLPTHLFSCLELKHLHLYDFVLSPSPKFQGFPKLISLKLQTVRFQDRRCGELIAQSPLLETLKISNYRHKIRGEMNLVEIAKLKNVKTLCLPL, from the exons ATGGAAGTGGTTCATCATCGGACACCATCCGAAGTTTCAGCACAAGTTGAAGGAGAAGATATTATTAGCACCATGCCAGAGGATGTGGTCACTAATATTATGAATCGTTTGCCGTTAAGAGACGCGGTGGGGACTA GTGCAGTCACAAAGTTTGCCCTCTTTATAAGCAATGAAATCGAATTAGATGAAGAGGCTATTCATCATTGGGTTATGTCGTTGTCTAGAATAGGAGGATTAAAGGAACTCACTTTGATAAATTGGTGTCAAACATCGGTTAAGTTGCCTACCCATCTTTTCTCTTGTCTAGAGTTGAAACATTTGCACCTTTATGACTTTGTTTTGTCTCCTTCGCCTAAATTTCAAGGTTTTCCAAAGCTAATAAGCTTAAAATTGCAAACTGTAAGATTCCAAGACCGTAGATGTGGGGAATTAATTGCCCAAAGTCCCTTACTTGAGACTCTGAAAATTTCGAATTACAGACACAAAATTAGAGGAGAAATGAATTTGGTGGAGATTGCAAAACTCAAAAATGTCAAGACGTTATGTTTGCCATTGTAA